From a region of the Narcine bancroftii isolate sNarBan1 chromosome 5, sNarBan1.hap1, whole genome shotgun sequence genome:
- the LOC138762884 gene encoding leucine-rich repeat and immunoglobulin-like domain-containing nogo receptor-interacting protein 1, whose protein sequence is MMSAAGWWSVLLLLLARPPSPTLACPSACQCWSQNRTAVCQGRRLPSVPRGFPATTRRLDLSDNLIRLVSRADWTRPSSWARRLEELNLRRNLLSQLRPGAFEGLGSLRALDLRANQLRLLEPGSLRGLSGLATLDLSLNPLVALLDGGLEGPSGLQALALGDPSLVHVGDEAFRGLGGLEQLVVEGLAVEEAPASALGLLANLTVLRLRDMPRPSLLPPAWLSGLGLLRALELDGWQGLGVLDPDALQGLTLVWLSITRCNLSEVPYAALRPLSQLRFLNLSHNPIRTIRGVLLHHVTRLQELRLAGAQLVSVAPGAFRGLAGLRLLDVTANQLDCLEVTSFRTAAGLQSLGLGNNPLACDCRLLWLARRRQRITFLGPGPMCTTPEPARGLRLDRMTEPFPAGAFRCRRPRIRDKSPAQQLQVREAQTVDLRCRASGIPPPDILWLNPRRQRLVPGPGPKIGPGVGRSRLLADGTLQITGVRPLDTGSYRCVARNAAGNDTASAWLQVRPLTASELALGSGPHPQHPAAAGPRALAIATTLGLASFLGVLATCFSLLLLWSRACGPIRHNTHIEFVPHAGGEDGEARADGRLNVKMV, encoded by the coding sequence ATGATGTCCGCCGCTGGATGGTGGAGTGTGCTCCTCCTGCTCCTGGCCCGTCCACCGAGCCCGACATTAGCCTGCCCCTCAGCCTGCCAGTGCTGGTCCCAGAACCGGACGGCAGTCTGCCAGGGCCGCCGCCTACCTTCTGTCCCCCGTGGGTTTCCAGCCACCACCCGCCGGCTGGATCTTAGCGACAACCTGATCCGGTTGGTGAGCCGCGCCGACTGGACACGTCCCTCATCCTGGGCCCgccggctggaggaactcaacctaCGCCGCAACCTGCTGTCCCAGCTCCGACCCGGGGCCTTCGAGGGCCTGGGCAGCCTGCGGGCCCTTGACCTGCGGGCCAACCAGCTCCGGCTGCTGGAGCCTGGCAGCCTGCGGGGCCTGTCAGGCCTGGCCACCCTGGACCTGAGCCTTAACCCATTGGTCGCCCTGCTGGATGGTGGCCTCGAGGGCCCATCTGGCCTGCAAGCCTTGGCCCTGGGTGACCCCAGCCTGGTGCATGTGGGGGATGAGGCTTTCAGAGGCCTGGGCGGCCTGGAACAGCTAGTGGTGGAGGGTTTAGCAGTAGAGGAGGCTCCAGCCTCTGCACTGGGCCTGCTGGCCAATCTGACTGTGCTTAGGCTGAGGGATATGCCCAGGCCTAGCTTGCTGCCTCCTGCCTGGCTCAGTGGCCTGGGCCTCCTGAGGGCCTTGGAGCTGGATGGCTGGCAGGGCCTGGGAGTGCTGGACCCAGACGCCCTGCAGGGCCTGACCCTGGTCTGGCTCTCTATCACCCGCTGCAACCTGAGCGAGGTGCCCTATGCCGCCCTTCGGCCCCTCTCCCAGCTGCGCTTCCTCAACCTATCCCACAATCCCATCCGCACCATCCGCGGGGTCCTGCTGCACCACGTAACGCGGCTGCAGGAGCTGCGACTGGCTGGTGCCCAACTGGTCTCTGTGGCACCTGGCGCCTTCCGTGGATTGGCTGGCCTGCGCCTGCTCGATGTCACGGCCAATCAGCTGGACTGCCTGGAGGTGACGTCGTTCCGCACGGCCGCTGGGCTGCAGAGCCTGGGCCTAGGCAACAACCCACTGGCCTGCGACTGCCGCCTGCTGTGGCTGGCCCGTAGGCGTCAGCGCATCACCTTCCTGGGCCCAGGGCCAATGTGCACTACACCAGAGCCTGCGCGAGGCCTGCGGCTGGACCGCATGACCGAGCCATTCCCAGCTGGGGCCTTCCGCTGCCGCCGGCCACGCATCCGTGACAAATCCCCGGCCCAGCAGCTGCAGGTCCGCGAGGCCCAGACGGTGGACCTGCGTTGTCGGGCCTCGGGCATACCTCCCCCGGACATACTGTGGCTCAACCCCCGGCGCCAGCGCCTAGTTCCTGGCCCTGGGCCAAAGATAGGCCCTGGCGTCGGCCGCAGCCGCCTCCTGGCTGACGGCACTCTGCAGATCACCGGTGTGCGGCCCTTGGACACCGGTTCCTATCGCTGTGTGGCCCGCAACGCAGCTGGCAATGATACGGCCTCAGCTTGGCTTCAGGTGCGGCCGCTGACGGCCAGCGAACTGGCACTGGGCTCTGGCCCACACCCCCAGCACCCTGCGGCTGCCGGGCCCCGCGCCCTGGCCATCGCTACCACATTGGGTCTGGCCTCCTTCCTCGGTGTGCTCGCCACCTGCTTCTCCCTGCTGCTGTTGTGGAGCCGGGCCTGCGGGCCCATCCGTCACAACACCCATATTGAGTTTGTTCCCCACGCTGGCGGCGAGGACGGAGAGGCCCGGGCCGACGGCAGATTGAACGTCAAGATGGTGTGA